AAGCGCTCTGAGAAGATCGAGGGTGGGCTCCGCGATTACGAACCTATTCCCGTTTCTCTCTCCATCTGGAAAGCGCAGGCGGTGAGGCTTCAGGAGACGACCGAGCGGTACGCTTCGACCGTTCTCTTGGCGATCCCGTCCCAGTCGTACTTGGCGGCCATCTCGTGCGCCTTCGAGCCCATCTCCTTTGCCCGAGCTCTGTCGATGCTGCCGATGACCTCGACCATCTCCTCGACGTCCGAGACCAGGTAGCCGTTCTCCCCGCTCTCGATGATGTCGGGAAGGTGACCCTCGGGCGTCGTGACGACGGGCTTCTTGTAAGCGAATGCGAAGAAGACGCTGCCAGAGGTCGTTATCCACTTGTACGGGATGAAATAGATGTCGGCCGCAGAGAAGTAGGCGGGGACCTCCTCGTCGGGAATGAACCTAAGATCGGTGATGAGCCGGGGGCCGAGCCGCTTCCTGGCCCGCTCGATTTCCCCCCGAATCTCCCGGTCAGGGCATCTTCCCGCGAGAATGCCGACATAGTTCGGCGGGAGCTTCTCGAGCACTTCTATGAAGGTGTCAACGCCCTTGTTCCGGCGGTCTGGAGCGAACAGGAGGAGCGCGATCTTGTCCTCTCCGATGCCCATTCTCTTCCTCGCCTCCTCGGCGGGAACGCTCCTGGCGAGCGTGTTGAAGTGACCGTGAGGAATGGTCACCAGCCGGAGATCGGACGAGAGCTTCTCAGAGACGACGGCCCTCGTTCTGTCGCTGTGGACTATCCCGAGATCCGCCCAATCGGCGACGGCACGCATGACGGCGAGGTCATCCGCGAACTGAGGCTCGTGCGGGAGGATGTTGTGCACGGTCCACACGACCTTCACGTTGAACTCCTCGGTGGCGTTGCGGACCAGCTTCAGAATGCGCTCGTACCTGAACGGCACCCAGTGGAGGTGCAGCAGCTCGTATCCCCTCGAACGAAACGCGAAGAACTGAGAGATCGAGTAAGGGTACTGCCTGCCGAAGGACTCCAGCTCGGCGACCTTCACGCCCAAGGACCTGAGGGAGGAATTCAGGAGCTGGACGTATGGAGCGTCGGTTCGGGGACAGGCAATCACCTTCAACGGAAGACCTCTTTCCAGCGAATCCTGCTTGCGGGATAAAAGCATTTGGATGGTGATGTTCTTATAACGTGGCCTGATATTCTCATCGAGAAGCCATGAAGGTCCTGCACATCTCGCCTTACACGAAGGACGACTTCTATTCGGGCGGCAAGGACGTTAACGAGGTCATGGACAGTCACATAAACCGATATGCCCGAATGTTGAACCAGAGTGGGGTCGAAACGACGATCCTCTATTTCTCAAGGTTGGCGAAGAAGACGAAGAGGCTGACGCACAGAGACGGCTACGACGTCATTGTCGCAAGGTCTGTGATAATCCCTTGGAATGTTCACTTCTCGTTC
This portion of the Candidatus Thermoplasmatota archaeon genome encodes:
- a CDS encoding glycosyltransferase family 4 protein; translated protein: MIACPRTDAPYVQLLNSSLRSLGVKVAELESFGRQYPYSISQFFAFRSRGYELLHLHWVPFRYERILKLVRNATEEFNVKVVWTVHNILPHEPQFADDLAVMRAVADWADLGIVHSDRTRAVVSEKLSSDLRLVTIPHGHFNTLARSVPAEEARKRMGIGEDKIALLLFAPDRRNKGVDTFIEVLEKLPPNYVGILAGRCPDREIRGEIERARKRLGPRLITDLRFIPDEEVPAYFSAADIYFIPYKWITTSGSVFFAFAYKKPVVTTPEGHLPDIIESGENGYLVSDVEEMVEVIGSIDRARAKEMGSKAHEMAAKYDWDGIAKRTVEAYRSVVS